One window of Thermus islandicus DSM 21543 genomic DNA carries:
- a CDS encoding TAXI family TRAP transporter solute-binding subunit, with protein sequence MKRVLIAFVLLALGLALAQKPKVVIGTGSTGGVFFYYGTALADILNKAGAVEAQPVQTGGSYDNLLLLRDRTAPQANTFYCALTTTDSAYVAFTGEEPRFKERPAKGQRVLFYMYPSFIHIVTVEGSGIRVLQDLKGKRVSTGQPGSSTENLALLVLQAAGVKPESFAKRERLPVAEGAKALSEGTLDAFFWVGGVPTSSIVELSTDLSRKGKRVYLVPIDPKSTVAQVVEKRFPGLVEPYKVPKSIYNTRTDVPGLATGNILVCPESLPAEAAYAMVKATFENLATLRTAVAAAKDTSLEATARLYGKLPIPFHPGAERYLKEKGLIR encoded by the coding sequence ATGAAGAGAGTCCTTATCGCCTTCGTTCTCCTGGCCCTGGGCCTCGCCCTGGCCCAAAAGCCCAAGGTGGTCATCGGCACGGGAAGCACCGGTGGGGTATTCTTCTACTACGGCACCGCTTTGGCCGATATCCTCAACAAGGCGGGGGCGGTGGAGGCCCAGCCGGTGCAGACCGGGGGCTCCTACGACAACCTCCTCCTCCTCCGGGACCGGACCGCCCCCCAGGCCAACACCTTCTACTGCGCCCTCACCACCACCGACTCGGCCTATGTGGCCTTTACGGGAGAGGAGCCCCGTTTTAAGGAGCGCCCGGCCAAGGGCCAGCGGGTCCTCTTCTACATGTACCCCTCCTTTATCCACATCGTGACCGTGGAGGGCTCGGGCATCCGGGTCCTGCAGGACCTCAAGGGCAAGCGGGTCTCCACCGGCCAACCCGGCTCCAGCACCGAGAACCTGGCCCTCCTCGTCCTCCAGGCCGCTGGGGTAAAGCCCGAGTCCTTCGCCAAGCGGGAGCGCCTCCCGGTGGCCGAGGGGGCCAAGGCCCTTTCCGAGGGCACCCTGGACGCCTTCTTCTGGGTGGGGGGCGTGCCCACCAGCTCCATCGTGGAGCTGTCCACCGACCTCTCCCGGAAGGGCAAGCGGGTTTACCTGGTGCCCATCGATCCTAAGAGCACCGTGGCCCAGGTGGTGGAAAAGCGCTTCCCCGGGCTCGTGGAGCCCTACAAGGTGCCCAAGAGCATCTACAACACCCGGACGGACGTCCCCGGACTGGCCACGGGCAACATCCTGGTCTGCCCGGAAAGCCTCCCCGCCGAGGCCGCTTACGCCATGGTGAAGGCCACCTTTGAAAACCTGGCCACCCTGCGCACCGCCGTGGCGGCGGCCAAGGACACGAGCCTCGAGGCCACCGCCCGCCTCTACGGCAAGCTCCCCATCCCCTTCCACCCTGGAGCGGAGCGGTACCTGAAGGAGAAGGGCCTGATCCGGTAG
- a CDS encoding MFS transporter → MLALALLKDPLYRAYWLALFTSQMGTWMQAAAQGWLVLLLTGSAERLGLVVALQFLPSLLFSLPAGVLADRYPKRNLLRLTQGGMMVLALLMALLILTGWVRYGHVLAFAFLYGALNAMDQPVRQSFTVELAGRERYPGAIALNSFGFNLSRLLGPALSGLLIALLGVGVAYLANALSFLPLLFVLSRLPAGPRGEGGGERWWREALEGVGFALAHPVVRRVVGLVLFASLFGMNFQTLVPAYARLVLGLSATGYGFLVSSVGMGALMAALVMALTGKPKPGRLLLGVFSLALAHLGLFLAWAPGVPLFLALGGFGMISVLINANTLVQLSVPDRLRGRVMAVYTLVMLGTGPVGAYLTGLLFERFGGRLAALLLGGFVLLVGLYQIRPWPREPNPPA, encoded by the coding sequence GTGCTGGCCCTCGCCCTCCTCAAGGACCCCCTTTACCGGGCCTACTGGTTGGCCCTCTTCACCTCCCAGATGGGCACCTGGATGCAGGCGGCGGCCCAGGGGTGGCTCGTCCTCCTTCTCACGGGAAGCGCCGAGCGGCTTGGTCTGGTGGTGGCCCTGCAGTTTCTGCCCTCCCTTCTCTTTTCCCTGCCTGCCGGGGTCCTGGCGGACCGATACCCCAAGCGGAACCTCCTTCGCCTCACCCAGGGGGGGATGATGGTCCTGGCGCTTCTCATGGCCCTCCTGATCCTCACGGGATGGGTGCGCTACGGGCACGTGCTGGCCTTCGCCTTCCTCTACGGGGCCTTGAACGCCATGGACCAGCCCGTGCGCCAGAGCTTCACCGTGGAGCTCGCGGGCCGGGAGCGGTACCCGGGGGCCATCGCCCTGAACTCCTTTGGCTTCAACTTGAGCCGCCTGCTGGGGCCGGCCCTTTCTGGCCTTCTCATCGCCCTCTTGGGGGTGGGGGTCGCCTATTTGGCCAACGCCCTCTCCTTCCTGCCCCTCCTCTTCGTCCTCTCGCGCCTGCCCGCCGGGCCTCGAGGGGAAGGGGGAGGGGAGCGCTGGTGGCGCGAGGCCCTGGAGGGGGTGGGCTTCGCCCTTGCCCACCCCGTGGTGCGCCGGGTGGTGGGCCTGGTCCTCTTCGCCAGCCTCTTTGGCATGAACTTCCAGACCCTGGTGCCCGCCTACGCCCGGCTGGTCCTGGGGCTTTCCGCCACGGGCTACGGCTTCTTGGTGTCCAGCGTGGGGATGGGGGCCTTGATGGCGGCCCTGGTCATGGCCCTCACGGGAAAACCCAAGCCGGGGAGGCTTCTTTTGGGGGTCTTTTCCCTGGCCCTGGCCCATCTGGGCCTCTTCCTGGCCTGGGCGCCCGGGGTGCCCCTGTTCCTGGCCCTGGGGGGATTTGGGATGATCTCCGTGCTCATCAACGCCAACACCCTGGTGCAGCTCTCCGTGCCCGACCGGCTTCGGGGCCGGGTCATGGCGGTCTACACCCTGGTCATGCTGGGAACGGGCCCCGTGGGGGCCTACCTCACCGGCCTCCTCTTTGAACGCTTTGGGGGGCGGCTTGCCGCCCTCCTCTTGGGAGGCTTTGTCCTCCTGGTGGGGCTATACCAGATCAGGCCGTGGCCTAGGGAACCCAATCCTCCGGCCTAG
- the wecB gene encoding non-hydrolyzing UDP-N-acetylglucosamine 2-epimerase: protein MKRVVLAFGTRPEATKMAPVYLALKEIPYLKPLVLLTGQHREQLRQALSLFGIQEDRNLDVMQERQALPDLAARILPQAARALKEMGADYVLVHGDTLSTFAVAWAAFLEGLPVGHVEAGLRSGNLKEPFPEEANRRLTDVLTDLDFAPTPLAKENLLKEGKREEAILVTGQTGVDAVLLASRLGKLPEGLPPGPYVTVTMHRRENWPLLPELARALKRVAEAFPHLTFVYPVHLNPVVREGVYPVLKGVKNFVLLDPLEYGPMAALMRESLLLVTDSGGLQEEGAALGVPVVVLRNVTERPEGLKAGILRLAGTDPEGVYQVVKGLLEDPEALEAMRRAKNPYGDGKAGARVARGVAWRLGLGPRPEDWVP, encoded by the coding sequence ATGAAGCGCGTGGTCCTCGCCTTCGGCACCCGGCCCGAGGCCACCAAGATGGCCCCGGTCTACCTAGCCCTCAAGGAGATTCCCTACCTGAAGCCCCTGGTCCTCCTCACGGGGCAGCACCGGGAGCAACTGCGGCAGGCCCTCTCCCTCTTCGGCATCCAGGAGGACCGAAACCTGGACGTGATGCAGGAGCGCCAGGCCCTCCCCGACCTCGCGGCCCGCATCCTCCCCCAGGCCGCCCGGGCCCTCAAGGAAATGGGGGCGGACTACGTCCTGGTCCATGGGGACACCCTCAGCACCTTCGCCGTGGCCTGGGCCGCCTTTCTGGAGGGCCTCCCGGTGGGCCACGTGGAGGCAGGCTTAAGGAGCGGCAACCTCAAGGAGCCTTTCCCCGAGGAAGCGAACCGCCGCCTCACCGACGTCCTCACCGACCTGGACTTCGCCCCCACGCCCCTCGCCAAGGAGAACCTCCTTAAGGAGGGAAAGCGGGAGGAAGCGATCCTGGTCACGGGGCAAACGGGGGTGGACGCGGTGCTCCTCGCCTCGAGGCTGGGCAAGCTTCCCGAGGGCCTCCCCCCCGGCCCCTACGTCACCGTGACCATGCACCGCCGGGAGAACTGGCCCCTCCTCCCCGAGCTCGCCCGGGCCCTCAAGCGGGTGGCCGAGGCCTTCCCCCACCTCACCTTCGTCTACCCTGTCCACCTGAACCCCGTGGTGCGGGAGGGGGTGTATCCCGTGCTGAAAGGGGTCAAGAACTTCGTCCTCCTAGACCCCCTGGAGTACGGCCCCATGGCCGCCCTCATGAGGGAAAGCCTCCTCCTCGTCACCGACTCCGGGGGACTGCAGGAGGAGGGGGCGGCCCTCGGGGTGCCCGTGGTGGTCCTTAGGAACGTAACGGAGAGGCCGGAAGGGCTGAAGGCGGGGATCCTTAGGCTCGCGGGCACCGACCCCGAGGGGGTGTACCAGGTGGTCAAGGGGCTTCTTGAGGACCCAGAGGCCCTAGAGGCCATGCGCCGGGCGAAAAACCCCTACGGGGACGGCAAGGCCGGGGCGCGGGTGGCCCGGGGGGTGGCGTGGAGGCTGGGCCTCGGCCCTAGGCCGGAGGATTGGGTTCCCTAG
- a CDS encoding MraY family glycosyltransferase, whose product MTEWLHRIGVAAPTGTGWLTVVFVFFLALLFTWRFIPQVRRFALKAGWADLPNERRLNREPLPNAGGLAVYAGAVLALVVAAFLRPIVVEHVLIQILAILLGGAWLVLVGFIDDQFGLPPLFRLFVQSLAALLLMAVGVRFEAAFGTPLDPLLGLFLTWLWVVGLTNALNLMDGLDGLAGGIAYISAMSLLAVSAQYPFWAAGTLVLSALAGASLGFLRHNLHPSRIILGDAGAYFLGYTLAATALLGNLKLTTFLGLLPPALFLLLPILDTTQVVVRRLLRGQNPLATPGKDHIHHRLLARGLSQRRVAFLLWGLALLFNLLAMAYLGMPWEAILASLLATLLGLSWVTYRRLRALWRGE is encoded by the coding sequence ATGACGGAGTGGCTGCACCGGATCGGGGTGGCCGCGCCCACGGGCACCGGCTGGCTCACCGTGGTCTTTGTCTTCTTTCTGGCCCTCCTCTTCACCTGGCGCTTTATCCCCCAGGTGCGCCGCTTCGCCCTGAAGGCGGGCTGGGCCGACCTTCCCAACGAAAGGCGCCTGAACCGGGAGCCCCTCCCCAACGCTGGCGGCCTCGCCGTCTACGCCGGGGCGGTGCTGGCCCTGGTGGTGGCCGCCTTCCTTAGGCCCATCGTGGTGGAGCACGTCCTCATCCAGATCCTCGCCATCCTCCTTGGGGGAGCCTGGCTGGTCCTGGTGGGCTTCATTGACGACCAGTTTGGCCTACCTCCCCTCTTTCGCCTCTTCGTCCAAAGCCTGGCCGCCCTTCTCCTCATGGCGGTAGGGGTACGCTTTGAGGCCGCCTTCGGCACCCCTCTAGACCCCCTCTTGGGCCTCTTCCTCACCTGGCTTTGGGTGGTGGGCCTCACCAACGCCTTGAACCTCATGGACGGACTGGACGGGCTGGCCGGGGGAATCGCCTACATCAGCGCCATGAGCCTCCTGGCGGTTTCCGCCCAGTACCCCTTCTGGGCGGCGGGCACCCTGGTCCTTTCCGCCCTTGCGGGCGCATCCTTGGGGTTTCTTCGGCATAACCTCCACCCAAGCCGCATCATCCTGGGGGACGCGGGGGCCTACTTCCTGGGCTACACCCTCGCGGCCACCGCCCTCCTCGGCAACCTCAAGCTCACCACCTTTCTCGGCCTTCTGCCCCCGGCGCTTTTCCTCCTCCTCCCCATCCTGGACACAACCCAGGTGGTGGTGCGGCGGCTCCTAAGGGGCCAGAACCCCCTGGCCACCCCGGGCAAGGACCACATCCACCACCGCCTCCTCGCCCGTGGGCTTTCCCAGAGGCGGGTGGCCTTCCTCCTTTGGGGCCTAGCCCTCCTTTTCAACCTTCTGGCCATGGCCTACCTGGGGATGCCCTGGGAGGCCATCCTGGCAAGCCTGCTCGCCACCCTCCTGGGCCTCTCCTGGGTTACCTACCGGAGGCTAAGAGCGCTGTGGAGGGGAGAATGA
- the upp gene encoding uracil phosphoribosyltransferase, producing MRLTLVDHPLVQHKLAHLRDKRTGPKDFRELAEEIAMLMAYEAMRDLELTDAEVETPLAPARVKVLSGKKLALVAILRAGLVMVEGILKLVPHARVGHIGIFRDPESLKPVPYYAKLPPDVAERRVFLLDPMLATGGSASLALSLLKERGATGIKLVSLLAAPEGLERIARDHPETEVVVAAVDERLNEHGYILPGLGDAGDRIYGTR from the coding sequence ATGAGGCTCACCCTGGTGGACCACCCCTTGGTCCAGCACAAGCTGGCCCACCTCCGGGATAAGCGCACGGGCCCCAAGGACTTCCGGGAGCTAGCGGAGGAGATCGCCATGCTCATGGCCTACGAGGCCATGAGGGACCTGGAGCTTACCGACGCCGAGGTGGAGACGCCCCTCGCCCCCGCCCGGGTCAAGGTCCTTTCCGGGAAGAAGCTGGCCCTGGTGGCCATTCTCCGGGCAGGGCTCGTCATGGTGGAGGGGATCTTGAAGCTTGTTCCCCACGCCCGGGTGGGGCATATCGGGATCTTCCGGGACCCCGAGTCCCTGAAACCTGTACCCTACTACGCCAAGCTCCCCCCGGACGTCGCGGAACGGCGGGTCTTCCTCCTAGACCCCATGCTGGCCACCGGAGGGAGCGCAAGCCTGGCCCTCTCCCTCCTTAAGGAACGGGGGGCCACGGGGATCAAGCTGGTCTCCCTCCTGGCCGCCCCTGAGGGGCTTGAGCGCATCGCCCGGGACCACCCGGAGACGGAGGTGGTGGTGGCGGCCGTGGACGAGCGCCTGAACGAACACGGCTACATCCTCCCCGGCCTGGGGGACGCAGGGGACCGGATCTACGGAACGCGATGA
- a CDS encoding phosphotransferase, translating into MAVAALRGLLPPEGFARLTPLGGFEARVYTDGERVYKVYKPQEAHLAALEARRMARAGLGSFVLGVVEVEGQGVLITRRFPGRPFTPGAFTPKTLAALGHLFLSLHRLPEPGWVTQEELLLRLERFAESLSGVPEAQELLRLLRREVSVAAGVERRFCHRDAWAGNLLLKEPGAEGLEVMLVDWVRSGGDDPARDLALLKTGSLDLLGEGAAREALFRMARLYPKEVRERLAFYVPLTYLHDLHWFRTKDPAGFPQALREKLPRAASFLQDCFPGKGGAC; encoded by the coding sequence GTGGCCGTGGCCGCCCTAAGAGGCCTCCTCCCCCCTGAGGGCTTCGCCCGCCTCACCCCCCTCGGGGGGTTTGAGGCCCGGGTGTACACGGACGGGGAAAGGGTGTACAAGGTGTACAAGCCCCAGGAGGCCCATCTTGCGGCCCTGGAGGCCAGGCGTATGGCCCGGGCAGGGCTCGGGAGCTTCGTCCTTGGGGTGGTGGAGGTAGAGGGGCAAGGCGTGCTCATCACCCGGCGCTTTCCGGGAAGGCCCTTCACCCCGGGGGCGTTCACACCGAAGACCCTGGCCGCCCTTGGCCACCTCTTCCTCTCCCTCCACCGCCTGCCCGAGCCCGGCTGGGTAACCCAAGAAGAGCTCCTCCTCCGCCTGGAGCGCTTCGCCGAAAGCCTCTCCGGGGTGCCCGAGGCCCAGGAGCTCCTCCGCCTCCTGAGGCGCGAGGTGAGCGTGGCCGCAGGGGTGGAGCGGCGCTTCTGCCACCGGGACGCTTGGGCAGGCAACCTCCTCCTGAAGGAGCCGGGGGCAGAGGGCCTCGAGGTCATGCTGGTGGACTGGGTGCGCTCCGGGGGAGACGACCCGGCCCGGGACCTGGCCCTCCTCAAGACGGGAAGCCTGGACCTCCTGGGAGAGGGTGCGGCCAGGGAGGCCCTTTTCCGCATGGCCCGCCTCTACCCTAAGGAGGTGCGGGAGCGGCTGGCCTTCTACGTGCCCCTCACCTACCTGCACGACCTCCACTGGTTTCGCACCAAGGACCCGGCGGGCTTCCCCCAAGCCTTGCGGGAGAAGCTTCCTAGGGCGGCCTCCTTCCTCCAAGACTGCTTTCCCGGAAAAGGGGGGGCGTGTTAG
- a CDS encoding NADH-quinone oxidoreductase subunit 15 has product MGAAHERELYEAWVELLSWMREYAREKGVRFEKEADFPDFIYRMERPYELPTTIMTASLSDGLGEPFLLADVSPRHARLKRIGLRLPRAHIHLHAHYEPGKGLVTGKIPLTKERFFALADRARNALALA; this is encoded by the coding sequence ATGGGTGCGGCCCACGAGCGCGAACTCTACGAGGCCTGGGTGGAGCTCCTTTCCTGGATGCGGGAGTACGCCCGAGAGAAGGGCGTGCGTTTTGAGAAGGAAGCCGATTTTCCGGACTTCATCTACCGCATGGAGAGGCCTTACGAGCTCCCCACCACCATCATGACCGCCTCCCTCTCCGACGGGCTCGGGGAGCCCTTCCTCTTGGCGGACGTCTCCCCCAGGCACGCCAGGCTCAAGCGCATCGGCCTCCGCCTGCCCCGGGCCCACATCCACCTCCACGCCCACTACGAGCCGGGGAAGGGCCTGGTGACGGGAAAAATCCCCCTTACCAAGGAGCGCTTCTTCGCCCTTGCCGACCGGGCCCGGAACGCCCTGGCCTTGGCCTAA
- the hemW gene encoding radical SAM family heme chaperone HemW: MASLYVHVPFCPTLCPYCDFHVVRRGPGWVEAYLRRLGEEAQRLHERFPGPLTTLYLGGGTPSYLKDRELVALFQSLPWGLAPGAEVTLEANPGTLSPARLGLLQELGVNRLSLGVQSFQDPVLRFLGRAHGRKGALRAVELALEAGFRVSLDLILGLPMQDVEQDLKEAASLGVGHLSAYTLQVEKGTPFALLGLQEDPEREAWAMERAEEILGEAGLFRYEVSNFAKAGAEARHNLVYWRAGFWLALGPAATGQYPGKGPAYALRRRSPPLPRWLLGEPPKEEAIPPLEHAKEALMLGLRLREGVDVAGVEARTGLSLWPFLQDKAGELGVEGLLEVEGTRLRPTPKAFPLLHQVVLALWEALEPLAAAG, encoded by the coding sequence GTGGCTAGCCTCTACGTCCATGTTCCCTTCTGCCCCACCTTGTGCCCCTACTGCGACTTCCACGTGGTCCGGCGGGGGCCGGGGTGGGTGGAGGCCTACCTCAGGCGCCTTGGCGAGGAGGCCCAACGCCTTCACGAGCGCTTCCCCGGGCCCCTTACCACCCTCTACCTGGGCGGGGGCACCCCGAGCTACCTGAAGGACCGGGAACTCGTGGCCCTCTTCCAAAGCCTCCCCTGGGGGCTCGCGCCGGGGGCAGAGGTGACCCTCGAGGCCAACCCCGGCACCCTCTCCCCGGCCAGGCTAGGGCTCCTCCAGGAGCTGGGGGTGAACCGCCTCTCCTTAGGGGTGCAGAGCTTCCAGGACCCGGTTCTCAGGTTCCTGGGGCGGGCCCACGGAAGGAAAGGGGCGCTCCGGGCGGTAGAGCTGGCCCTGGAAGCGGGGTTCCGCGTCTCCCTTGACCTCATCCTTGGCCTCCCCATGCAAGACGTGGAACAAGACCTGAAGGAGGCGGCCTCGCTGGGGGTAGGGCACCTCTCCGCCTACACCCTGCAGGTGGAAAAGGGCACCCCTTTCGCCCTCCTGGGCCTACAGGAAGACCCCGAGCGGGAGGCCTGGGCCATGGAGCGGGCGGAGGAAATCCTGGGGGAGGCTGGGCTATTCCGCTATGAGGTCTCCAACTTCGCCAAAGCGGGAGCGGAGGCCCGGCACAACCTGGTCTATTGGCGGGCCGGCTTCTGGCTCGCCCTGGGCCCCGCCGCCACCGGACAGTACCCGGGGAAAGGCCCCGCCTACGCCCTGAGGCGCAGGAGCCCCCCCCTCCCCCGCTGGCTTTTAGGAGAGCCCCCCAAGGAAGAGGCCATTCCCCCCTTGGAGCACGCCAAGGAGGCCCTTATGCTGGGCCTCCGGCTTAGGGAAGGGGTGGACGTGGCCGGGGTGGAGGCGAGGACGGGGCTTTCCCTCTGGCCCTTCCTTCAGGACAAGGCCGGAGAGCTTGGGGTGGAGGGGCTTCTTGAGGTAGAGGGAACGCGCCTAAGGCCCACCCCTAAGGCCTTCCCCCTCCTCCACCAGGTAGTGCTCGCCCTGTGGGAGGCGCTTGAACCCCTGGCGGCCGCGGGCTAA
- a CDS encoding cyclase family protein — translation MHSGWESRWRDPKAFLNQDASGTLHFPGFSPEAAAFLVREREIVGIGVDTLSLDFGPSKDFKTHVTVLGAGKYGLENLANLAQVPPSGALIFVGGPKHKGASGGPVRAVAVW, via the coding sequence ATGCACTCGGGTTGGGAGAGCCGGTGGCGGGACCCCAAGGCCTTCCTCAACCAGGACGCCTCGGGGACCCTTCACTTTCCGGGCTTCTCTCCGGAGGCGGCGGCGTTTTTGGTGCGGGAGCGGGAGATCGTGGGGATCGGGGTGGATACCCTCTCCCTGGACTTTGGTCCCTCCAAGGACTTCAAGACCCACGTTACCGTTCTTGGGGCGGGGAAGTACGGCTTGGAGAACCTGGCCAACCTGGCTCAGGTACCCCCTTCAGGCGCCCTCATCTTTGTGGGAGGCCCCAAGCACAAGGGCGCCTCGGGCGGGCCGGTGCGGGCGGTAGCCGTATGGTGA
- a CDS encoding peroxidase-related enzyme (This protein belongs to a clade of uncharacterized proteins related to peroxidases such as the alkylhydroperoxidase AhpD.), which translates to MVISWLRVPEEGELSEEVRALFARFREKTGFVPNVARAFALSPRFLLWFQYYDTLMRGEGLLSREEREAMAVAISGENRCEYCVASHKRYLKDLTNDPILPEVLAANPRRAELPPRMRALVDFALKVTHRHYEMTEEDLRPLREAGLSDEAILEAAEVAAMFNFTNRLLNSLGFKPNPEYYGGLSELLR; encoded by the coding sequence ATGGTGATCTCCTGGCTCCGGGTGCCGGAGGAGGGGGAGCTTTCCGAGGAGGTGCGGGCCCTCTTCGCCCGTTTCCGGGAGAAGACGGGCTTCGTGCCCAACGTGGCCCGGGCCTTTGCCCTGAGCCCCCGCTTTCTCCTCTGGTTCCAGTACTACGACACCCTGATGCGGGGAGAGGGTCTCCTGAGCCGGGAGGAGCGGGAGGCTATGGCGGTGGCCATCAGCGGGGAGAACCGCTGCGAGTACTGCGTGGCGAGCCACAAGCGCTACCTAAAGGACCTGACGAACGACCCCATCCTTCCCGAGGTCCTGGCGGCGAACCCTCGCCGGGCGGAGCTTCCTCCGAGGATGCGGGCCCTGGTGGACTTTGCGCTCAAGGTGACCCACCGCCACTACGAGATGACGGAGGAGGACCTGAGGCCGTTGAGGGAGGCGGGGCTTTCCGATGAGGCCATCCTGGAGGCTGCCGAGGTGGCCGCCATGTTCAACTTCACCAACCGGCTCCTCAACAGCCTTGGCTTCAAGCCCAACCCGGAGTACTACGGCGGCCTCTCTGAGCTATTGCGGTAG